A window from Propionispora vibrioides encodes these proteins:
- a CDS encoding ABC transporter substrate-binding protein: MMKKTHKYLLLAACSLLLTTAGCQFSPPATGPVAPAQATAGYPITLENYDAGGHPIATTYTQPPSRVVVTHPGATELLLELGLEDHILASVAPYGPPLKRLASKYANLPLTKALYAPSQEELVLMQPDLIIGWSHHFDVGGFGDVTAWQKRNVATYIVPSTLPAVTPTVEGTVYPFIDDMGKLFGITDKTTDYIHQLQQRMALVKNRAETVKQKKTVIILQSHGNGRFTLYGNNYLISQLVADAGGINLCTSSASLVSAETVLSYQPDVIVFVPLNLSLTEELSDEAAIAQLTAIYELRHMNAIEQKSIIPLSFFTVNNAGIRTVDTVEYLNRALYP, encoded by the coding sequence ATGATGAAGAAAACACATAAATACCTACTCCTGGCAGCCTGCAGCCTGCTGTTGACGACAGCCGGCTGTCAGTTCTCGCCGCCGGCCACCGGTCCTGTTGCTCCGGCCCAGGCAACAGCCGGTTATCCAATAACGCTTGAAAACTATGACGCCGGCGGCCATCCGATTGCCACCACCTATACCCAGCCGCCCAGCCGGGTGGTTGTAACCCATCCGGGGGCCACCGAGCTCTTGCTGGAGCTGGGACTTGAAGATCATATTCTCGCCTCCGTAGCTCCCTATGGACCTCCTTTAAAACGCCTGGCCAGTAAATATGCCAACCTGCCGCTGACCAAGGCTCTGTACGCTCCTTCCCAGGAAGAGCTGGTGCTGATGCAGCCCGATCTGATTATCGGCTGGTCGCACCATTTTGATGTCGGCGGCTTCGGCGATGTTACAGCCTGGCAAAAACGTAACGTAGCCACGTATATCGTGCCCAGTACCCTTCCAGCGGTTACACCGACTGTCGAGGGAACCGTTTATCCCTTTATTGACGATATGGGAAAACTATTTGGCATTACCGATAAAACCACTGACTATATCCATCAGTTGCAGCAGCGAATGGCTCTGGTTAAGAATCGGGCCGAGACGGTGAAACAGAAAAAAACGGTAATCATTCTGCAAAGTCACGGCAATGGCCGTTTTACTCTGTACGGCAACAACTATCTAATCAGCCAACTAGTTGCCGATGCAGGCGGCATCAATCTCTGCACCAGTTCCGCTTCACTGGTCAGCGCCGAAACGGTATTGTCCTACCAGCCGGATGTCATTGTTTTTGTTCCGCTCAATCTTTCCCTGACAGAAGAGTTAAGTGACGAGGCAGCCATAGCTCAGCTCACAGCGATTTATGAGCTCAGGCATATGAACGCCATAGAGCAGAAAAGCATTATTCCCCTTTCCTTTTTCACGGTGAACAATGCCGGAATACGCACGGTGGACACGGTGGAATACCTAAATCGCGCGTTATACCCTTGA
- a CDS encoding GerAB/ArcD/ProY family transporter: MKQYMLNWQFLPERRGKRMIQISTWQLYCLMMLFEIGSTTVFGLGIDANEDAWLAILTAMFFGFLLLWIFTEIHRRYPDRNLVEIIQQTFGNWLAIPLAMLYGLEFFWIATLNFREFGELISMILLPNIPLSMILIIFMITVVYVLFLGCEVLARMGEIMFPIVVFFIIATIFLISASGEVSLHRLQPVLGSGVGPVLKAAIPAVLNFPFGEMVVFFMYWPFAREKKLVRKTSMFVTATIGVLLSSVLALMVAVLGVPLVKISTIPIYEVIKLINIMDIITNLDSIATVVMFIGGFFKMAIHFYGGILVYKTLLKVPRKHEKWLIVFFGAFWTWFSITYYPNLIFHRWAGLKVSISYFYSGFTVFELVCPVLLLIAIYLKDLQRRIKKTDNCQQEGS; encoded by the coding sequence GTGAAACAATATATGTTAAACTGGCAGTTCTTGCCGGAAAGACGGGGCAAGCGGATGATACAGATAAGCACCTGGCAGTTATATTGCCTCATGATGCTATTTGAAATCGGGAGTACGACGGTCTTTGGGCTGGGGATTGATGCCAATGAGGATGCCTGGCTTGCCATTCTAACGGCGATGTTTTTTGGTTTTTTGCTTCTTTGGATATTTACGGAGATTCATCGCCGGTATCCCGACCGGAATTTGGTGGAAATTATTCAGCAGACTTTTGGTAATTGGTTAGCCATTCCGTTGGCTATGCTGTACGGTCTGGAATTTTTCTGGATTGCGACACTAAATTTCCGGGAATTTGGTGAACTGATTTCGATGATATTGCTGCCTAATATTCCCTTATCGATGATTCTCATCATTTTTATGATTACCGTTGTGTATGTGCTTTTTTTAGGCTGTGAGGTGTTGGCCCGGATGGGAGAAATCATGTTTCCCATCGTGGTGTTTTTTATTATAGCCACCATTTTTTTAATCAGCGCGTCCGGTGAAGTCAGTCTGCACCGACTGCAGCCGGTACTGGGCAGCGGGGTAGGACCAGTACTGAAAGCCGCTATACCGGCGGTATTAAACTTCCCTTTTGGCGAAATGGTGGTTTTTTTTATGTATTGGCCCTTTGCGCGAGAGAAAAAACTGGTGAGAAAGACTTCCATGTTTGTCACTGCCACTATTGGCGTACTGCTGTCCAGTGTGCTGGCCCTTATGGTAGCCGTGTTAGGAGTGCCATTGGTAAAAATATCTACAATCCCGATCTATGAAGTGATTAAGCTTATTAATATTATGGACATTATTACTAACCTTGACTCGATTGCTACGGTAGTCATGTTTATTGGCGGTTTCTTTAAGATGGCCATTCATTTTTATGGTGGAATTCTGGTGTACAAAACATTGCTTAAGGTGCCGCGAAAGCATGAAAAATGGTTAATTGTATTTTTTGGCGCTTTTTGGACCTGGTTTTCCATTACCTATTATCCTAACCTAATTTTTCACCGCTGGGCCGGGCTGAAAGTCTCAATTTCTTATTTCTACAGTGGCTTTACGGTATTTGAACTGGTCTGTCCGGTATTATTGCTCATAGCCATTTATTTGAAGGACCTGCAACGACGGATTAAAAAAACAGACAATTGTCAACAGGAGGGAAGTTGA
- a CDS encoding vWA domain-containing protein — translation MVLFDERLPAGSVETAARRLAVVLEERKGARIGECAVVSRQVHTYDPQKPEVIQILQNSDAGQTFYHRRDCGRILHVDIFHECGRLRPEPVAQALREVIAQYNVSEIFNGRINPDAVDLQTGEGGGRITGKLVYGKKDTLCKAHENHVHMAVMLSREALSGLFYMVHAVEQVILTNQLELRRNERIIQVDNPANTKLDMSDYATDNDSLLTGDQAAPEEEDEDELDQAEAEDNSLQSSGSGEGAGKPPPDARHGNPDRSMGNTAHPKECNEQKLVSIAEEKPATLHLVKPPDEEVANCLVHALVCKNPDKMAAYLKKIQRNGKQSNRLGQYNRSTLLYSRWEVSKKLVEKPGEEITSLNISETVHAAACRKMTESNISFSITKNDLRHYIRCRRNGNDICLVIDASSSMGGKRIQAAKMFAGQLLTRVRGRIGIVTFQNSAAEVRVPLTRNYQQLTKGLQDIQTSGRTPLALGLQAGFQHLRKAKADKGVLILITDGLPDGPDCTTQQSVDDALLVARQIKKQGYRLIAIGLRPYQDYLARLSQEADGVVYVFDTINSHLLNYETIAENLL, via the coding sequence GTGGTGCTGTTTGATGAAAGGCTGCCGGCCGGCAGTGTGGAAACGGCTGCCAGACGACTGGCGGTGGTGCTGGAAGAGAGAAAAGGAGCACGTATCGGCGAGTGTGCTGTGGTAAGCCGGCAAGTCCATACCTATGATCCGCAAAAACCGGAGGTAATCCAGATTCTGCAGAATTCTGATGCCGGGCAGACTTTTTATCATCGCCGTGATTGCGGCAGGATTTTGCATGTGGATATCTTTCATGAGTGCGGCCGGCTGCGGCCGGAACCGGTAGCCCAGGCCTTGCGGGAGGTCATTGCCCAGTATAATGTCAGTGAAATATTTAACGGCCGGATTAACCCCGATGCGGTCGATTTGCAAACCGGCGAAGGTGGCGGACGAATTACCGGGAAATTAGTGTATGGAAAAAAAGACACGTTGTGTAAAGCCCATGAAAATCATGTTCATATGGCAGTTATGCTTTCCCGGGAGGCTTTAAGCGGTCTGTTTTATATGGTCCATGCGGTAGAGCAGGTGATTTTGACCAATCAACTTGAATTGCGCCGGAATGAAAGAATTATTCAGGTCGATAATCCTGCAAATACCAAGCTGGACATGTCGGATTATGCTACTGACAATGATTCGCTGCTTACCGGTGATCAGGCAGCACCGGAAGAAGAGGATGAGGATGAACTGGATCAGGCTGAAGCCGAAGACAACTCTTTGCAGTCATCTGGCAGCGGTGAGGGAGCTGGAAAACCTCCACCTGATGCCAGGCACGGCAATCCTGACAGGTCAATGGGGAATACAGCGCATCCCAAAGAGTGCAATGAGCAGAAGCTGGTTAGCATAGCGGAGGAAAAGCCTGCCACGCTGCATTTGGTAAAACCGCCTGATGAGGAGGTGGCCAACTGCCTTGTGCATGCTCTGGTCTGTAAAAATCCGGACAAAATGGCGGCGTATCTGAAGAAAATTCAACGGAATGGTAAGCAATCCAACAGGTTGGGACAATACAACCGGTCAACATTGCTTTATTCCCGCTGGGAAGTCAGTAAAAAGCTGGTGGAAAAGCCTGGCGAAGAAATAACCTCCCTTAATATTTCCGAGACGGTTCATGCGGCGGCCTGCCGCAAGATGACAGAGTCTAACATCAGTTTTTCTATTACCAAAAACGATTTGCGTCACTATATTCGCTGCCGGCGCAATGGCAATGATATTTGTCTTGTGATTGACGCCAGCTCCAGCATGGGGGGCAAACGGATTCAGGCGGCTAAAATGTTTGCCGGACAGCTGTTGACGAGGGTTCGCGGTCGGATTGGAATTGTTACTTTTCAAAACAGTGCAGCCGAGGTGCGGGTACCCTTAACCAGAAATTATCAGCAGCTTACTAAAGGTTTACAGGATATTCAGACATCTGGCAGGACGCCGCTGGCGTTGGGACTGCAAGCGGGCTTTCAACACCTGCGCAAGGCAAAGGCGGACAAGGGTGTATTGATTTTAATTACCGATGGACTGCCGGACGGTCCCGATTGCACCACGCAGCAGTCGGTGGACGACGCACTGCTCGTGGCCCGTCAAATAAAAAAACAGGGCTACCGGCTTATTGCCATCGGCCTGCGCCCTTATCAGGACTATCTGGCCCGGTTGAGTCAGGAGGCTGATGGGGTAGTGTATGTTTTTGATACCATTAACAGTCATTTGTTAAATTACGAAACCATTGCTGAGAATTTATTGTGA
- a CDS encoding Ger(x)C family spore germination protein, which yields MVRFILVVCLLLCLLPATGCKTPEELNNIGIVVAVALDRDAASGDILVTSEVIRPAALDKKGARNQEVVDIVTGRGSTIFEAVRNTTQILDRINFYAHTKVIIVDETLAKEGLTPLLDFFVRGRQLRGYTLLCIAKQGQAKDILNVKTGVDVIPAIYLRDTIKNTKYNNKAVVSSVVDYYRDFLKEGNCSVLGVVEVAPSEESGSGDKQKTGAEQVKSSGAAVFKKDRLAGYLDETETQGLNWLVKELPNGMVTLPSRLEPGKLISLEIESSKTSIKPEYREGKLCFVIQVDTELTLVEQQGKKKILAPKAMLDYLGGVREDAEREIGDSISRTILKTQNEFDCDVVGFASALKQKEPAIWRTVADNWEEVFPTVDHELHVQVHIVGTALKQGFF from the coding sequence ATGGTGCGGTTTATACTGGTTGTCTGCCTCTTGCTTTGTCTGCTGCCGGCGACAGGTTGTAAAACACCGGAAGAATTGAATAATATTGGGATCGTCGTGGCTGTTGCCTTGGATAGGGACGCTGCCAGCGGCGATATCTTGGTCACCTCCGAAGTCATCCGGCCGGCGGCACTTGATAAAAAAGGGGCAAGAAATCAAGAGGTTGTGGATATTGTTACCGGCAGAGGCAGCACTATTTTTGAGGCGGTACGCAATACAACACAGATTTTGGACAGGATTAACTTTTACGCCCATACCAAAGTCATTATCGTTGATGAGACGTTGGCTAAAGAAGGACTTACGCCCTTGCTCGATTTCTTTGTAAGAGGCAGGCAGCTCAGAGGCTATACCCTGCTGTGCATTGCCAAGCAGGGCCAGGCTAAGGATATTTTGAATGTTAAAACAGGAGTCGATGTGATTCCGGCCATCTACTTGCGGGACACTATCAAGAACACAAAATACAATAATAAAGCAGTGGTCAGCAGTGTAGTCGACTATTACCGTGATTTTCTCAAAGAAGGCAACTGCTCGGTCCTTGGTGTCGTGGAAGTTGCACCCAGCGAGGAAAGCGGTTCAGGGGATAAACAAAAAACAGGCGCGGAACAAGTAAAATCCAGCGGTGCCGCGGTGTTTAAGAAAGACAGGCTGGCAGGCTATCTGGACGAAACGGAAACCCAGGGGCTTAACTGGCTGGTGAAGGAATTGCCGAACGGCATGGTGACGCTGCCTTCCCGCTTGGAGCCGGGGAAGCTTATTTCCCTGGAAATTGAGAGCAGCAAGACAAGCATAAAGCCGGAATATCGGGAGGGTAAGCTGTGTTTTGTCATTCAGGTGGACACAGAGCTAACCCTGGTGGAGCAGCAGGGCAAAAAAAAGATACTCGCACCCAAAGCTATGCTGGACTATTTGGGTGGAGTACGTGAAGATGCTGAACGGGAAATCGGCGATAGCATCAGCCGGACTATTTTAAAAACTCAGAACGAATTTGACTGTGATGTCGTAGGCTTTGCCAGTGCGCTCAAGCAAAAAGAGCCAGCTATCTGGCGAACGGTAGCTGATAACTGGGAGGAAGTATTTCCCACCGTGGATCATGAGCTCCATGTTCAGGTGCATATTGTAGGAACTGCCCTGAAACAAGGGTTTTTCTAA
- a CDS encoding spore germination protein codes for MVLQFTQLANTGPEQKAYDGAGPEPACQVSLDIRFNQRQVKGIFDKSQDVVFRDFSIPQLHREAFLCFINGMANVEQIDQYILQPLMQKQVKGRTRRNRNRGNGLQHVKKELLGSANITETDLFQEVARQLLAGNTAVFIARSSQVLIIHTEGFSYRVIEEPGTETVVRGSREGFTENINVNITMLRRRVRNTGLVVEKMQLGEQTNTNLMIVYLENLVNPELVSEVKKRIQQIKLDAVLDSGYVEQYIEDQKYSIFSTVGSTEKPDVVAGKLLEGRVAVFCDGTPFVLTVPFLFIEGLQSSEDYYLRPIAASFMRLIRIFSLFMTIALPALYVTVSTYHYEMVPTILLITMAATREGIPFPPFLEAFIMGIAFEIIREAGIRMPRPVGQAISIVGALVLGETAVNAGVVSSPMVIVVAITAITDFVNPSLTTTTVYLRIFLLALAAVLGLYGILIGFFFIMAHLCSLRSFGAPYLSPLAPVNRSGLKDTLVRSFLWLMKQRPSYIQWKHSRRRGE; via the coding sequence ATGGTTCTGCAGTTTACACAGCTTGCCAATACCGGACCGGAGCAAAAAGCATATGACGGGGCCGGCCCGGAGCCGGCTTGTCAGGTGAGTCTGGATATCCGGTTTAATCAAAGACAGGTAAAGGGAATTTTTGATAAAAGCCAGGATGTTGTATTCCGTGATTTTAGCATTCCTCAACTGCATCGGGAAGCCTTTTTGTGTTTTATCAATGGGATGGCAAATGTAGAACAGATTGATCAATACATTCTCCAGCCGCTCATGCAAAAACAGGTAAAAGGCCGGACGAGGCGAAACCGAAACCGGGGGAATGGACTGCAACACGTGAAAAAGGAATTGCTGGGATCAGCTAATATTACTGAAACCGATTTGTTTCAGGAAGTAGCCCGACAGTTGCTGGCCGGCAATACGGCTGTCTTTATTGCCCGATCATCGCAGGTGCTGATTATTCATACCGAGGGTTTTAGTTACCGGGTCATTGAAGAACCTGGCACGGAGACGGTGGTCAGGGGATCAAGGGAAGGCTTTACCGAAAATATAAACGTCAATATCACCATGTTGCGCCGGCGCGTGAGAAATACCGGTCTTGTTGTAGAGAAAATGCAGCTCGGTGAGCAAACAAACACCAATCTAATGATTGTCTATCTCGAAAATCTAGTAAATCCCGAACTGGTGTCGGAAGTAAAAAAAAGAATACAGCAGATTAAACTTGATGCCGTATTAGACTCGGGATACGTGGAGCAGTATATTGAAGATCAGAAGTACAGTATTTTTTCAACGGTGGGTTCCACCGAGAAACCCGATGTGGTTGCCGGTAAGCTGTTGGAGGGACGGGTGGCGGTTTTTTGTGACGGAACCCCCTTTGTCTTGACGGTTCCTTTTTTGTTTATCGAAGGCTTGCAGAGCAGTGAAGACTATTACTTGCGGCCTATTGCCGCCTCGTTTATGAGGCTGATCCGGATTTTCTCGCTGTTTATGACCATTGCACTGCCTGCTTTGTATGTAACGGTATCCACGTATCATTATGAAATGGTGCCAACTATTTTGCTCATTACGATGGCGGCTACCCGGGAGGGTATCCCTTTTCCGCCTTTCTTGGAAGCGTTCATCATGGGCATTGCTTTTGAAATTATCCGCGAAGCCGGTATCCGGATGCCCCGTCCGGTCGGGCAGGCAATCAGTATTGTGGGAGCGCTGGTGCTCGGTGAAACGGCGGTCAATGCGGGGGTAGTCAGTAGTCCGATGGTTATCGTTGTGGCCATTACCGCTATTACTGATTTTGTAAATCCCTCCCTGACCACAACGACCGTATATTTACGTATTTTTTTATTGGCTTTGGCGGCGGTGCTGGGATTATACGGTATTCTGATCGGCTTTTTCTTTATTATGGCCCATCTCTGTTCCTTGCGCTCATTCGGTGCTCCCTATTTGTCGCCGCTTGCCCCGGTGAACCGGAGCGGTTTAAAGGATACCTTGGTCAGGAGCTTCCTATGGCTCATGAAACAAAGACCTTCCTATATTCAATGGAAACATTCGCGTCGGAGAGGAGAGTGA
- a CDS encoding TetR/AcrR family transcriptional regulator: MRQAELIDAAEELFLAAGYQNTMIQDIVKKVGVAQGTFYYYFASKDAVLEAIFTKHFQNMLAEIKSYHQNHVPALKQLNLFINLFYKLSYSGKPGLLAKILYKEKQGLLINQLWRKTQMISIPSLIPILERCNQEGVTHVQHMEETLAFFLGIIASLLEASSPLIHGHESNPEVVSRKIRIAEKMLDTLFSAPSGSIRFQVVDLPFSTAEECSGTAKSTLEIIK; the protein is encoded by the coding sequence GTGAGGCAGGCCGAATTAATTGATGCAGCCGAAGAGTTATTTTTAGCTGCCGGATATCAAAATACCATGATCCAGGATATCGTAAAAAAAGTCGGTGTAGCCCAGGGAACCTTTTATTACTACTTTGCTTCCAAAGACGCTGTCCTGGAAGCCATTTTTACCAAGCATTTTCAAAACATGCTGGCTGAAATCAAATCATACCACCAGAATCATGTCCCTGCTCTCAAGCAGCTTAATTTATTTATTAATCTGTTCTATAAGCTCTCTTATTCCGGGAAACCAGGTCTTTTGGCTAAAATATTATATAAAGAAAAACAGGGACTGCTGATTAATCAGCTTTGGCGCAAAACCCAAATGATTTCGATCCCTTCGCTCATCCCCATCCTGGAACGATGTAATCAGGAGGGTGTCACCCATGTGCAGCATATGGAAGAAACACTTGCTTTTTTTCTTGGCATTATAGCTTCCCTGTTGGAAGCTTCTTCCCCACTGATTCACGGTCACGAATCCAATCCGGAAGTTGTGTCCAGAAAGATCCGCATTGCGGAAAAAATGCTGGATACCCTATTTTCCGCTCCCAGCGGCAGCATTCGCTTCCAGGTGGTCGACCTTCCTTTTTCCACAGCAGAGGAATGCTCCGGTACGGCAAAAAGCACCCTGGAAATTATCAAATAG